One Thomasclavelia spiroformis DSM 1552 DNA window includes the following coding sequences:
- a CDS encoding type I restriction-modification system subunit M produces MAEAENSKDLISVLWSGADILRSKMDANEYKDYLLGIVFYKYLSDSFLIKVYDLINDEKPSSLKEALEEYREALKDESADELMEEIKSACHYVIEPDLTYTYFADAARNNSFNREYLQKAFNNIEQSNPLFADLFTDIDLYSNRLGTGDQKQSDTISNLIKEIDKADLLNTDADILGNAYEYLIGQFASETGKKAGEFYTPQAVSKILTKIAIAGQENKKGLSVYDPCMGSGSLLLNAKKYSKDPRNIKYYGQELMTSTYNLARMNMFLHGVVPENQKLRNGDTLDADWPTDEETNFDMVLMNPPYSAKWSAAAGFLQDERFSDFGVLAPKSKADYAFLLHGLYHLKNSGTMAIVLPHGVLFRGVAEGKIREKLLRSGNIYAVIGLPANLFYNTSIPTCIVVLKKHRDGRDVLFIDASKKFNKGKKQNEMTDEHIESVIDLYMKRETVDKESYLASFEDIEKNAFNLNIPRYVDNFEKEEPVDINALLTEMKQTDDEIQKVQNDFVSLLHELTSTDESIMASLNEYIKMVEEGL; encoded by the coding sequence ATGGCAGAAGCAGAAAACAGTAAAGACCTTATAAGTGTATTATGGAGTGGAGCGGACATTCTTCGATCAAAAATGGATGCAAATGAATATAAAGACTATTTATTAGGAATTGTCTTTTATAAATATTTATCAGATTCTTTTTTGATTAAAGTATATGATCTAATCAATGATGAAAAACCTTCATCATTAAAAGAAGCATTGGAAGAATACCGAGAAGCATTAAAAGATGAAAGTGCTGATGAGTTGATGGAAGAAATCAAATCTGCTTGTCACTATGTTATTGAACCTGATTTGACATATACTTATTTTGCTGATGCAGCTAGAAATAATTCATTTAACAGAGAGTATTTACAAAAAGCGTTTAATAATATTGAACAAAGTAACCCACTATTCGCTGATTTATTTACTGATATTGATTTATATTCTAATCGTTTAGGAACTGGTGACCAAAAACAAAGTGATACTATTTCAAATTTAATCAAGGAAATCGATAAAGCAGATTTATTAAATACTGATGCTGATATTTTAGGAAATGCCTATGAATATTTAATCGGGCAATTTGCATCAGAAACCGGAAAGAAAGCAGGGGAATTTTATACCCCTCAAGCAGTTTCTAAAATTTTAACAAAAATTGCAATTGCTGGACAGGAGAATAAAAAAGGGTTATCTGTATATGATCCTTGTATGGGGTCTGGCTCATTACTTTTGAATGCAAAGAAGTATTCTAAGGATCCAAGAAATATAAAATACTATGGTCAGGAACTTATGACCTCAACATATAATTTAGCAAGAATGAACATGTTTTTGCACGGTGTTGTTCCAGAAAACCAGAAATTAAGAAATGGTGATACATTAGATGCGGACTGGCCAACTGATGAAGAAACAAATTTTGATATGGTTCTTATGAATCCACCATATTCAGCTAAGTGGAGTGCAGCTGCTGGATTTTTACAAGATGAACGTTTCAGTGATTTTGGTGTATTAGCACCTAAATCAAAAGCAGATTATGCATTCTTGTTACATGGACTTTACCATTTGAAAAATAGTGGAACTATGGCAATCGTATTACCACACGGTGTTCTTTTTAGAGGTGTTGCTGAAGGTAAAATAAGAGAAAAATTACTTCGGTCAGGAAATATTTATGCTGTTATTGGATTACCAGCAAACTTATTCTACAATACATCTATTCCAACTTGTATTGTTGTTTTGAAAAAGCATAGAGATGGACGAGATGTACTATTTATTGATGCGTCTAAGAAATTTAACAAAGGAAAAAAACAAAATGAAATGACAGATGAACATATTGAATCTGTAATAGATTTATATATGAAAAGAGAAACTGTTGATAAAGAATCTTATCTTGCCAGTTTTGAAGATATTGAAAAGAATGCTTTCAACTTAAATATTCCTCGATATGTAGATAACTTTGAAAAAGAAGAACCTGTTGATATTAATGCACTTTTAACAGAAATGAAACAAACAGATGATGAAATTCAAAAAGTACAAAATGATTTTGTATCATTATTACATGAATTAACCAGCACTGATGAAAGCATAATGGCATCTTTAAATGAGTACATTAAGATGGTTGAGGAGGGATTATAG
- a CDS encoding restriction endonuclease subunit S produces the protein MTFVWEQRKLGEIGSASSGVGFPNSEQGGKEGIPFYKVSDMNLEGNEIEMTVSNNYVTKEQIARKKWSPLNDVPAMYFAKVGAAVMLNRKRLCRFPFLFDNNTMAYSLNKEYWDINFAKAEFAKIDLTKLVQVGALPSYNANDVESIKIMIPSLFEQSKIGNYFDELDRLITLHQRKILLDKYFLTIDWEQRKLGDCTFLSGKKNKNNLNLEPYAITNEHGFIPQNKAHDEFGYMKDTDRRAYNIVSKNSFAYNPARINIGSIGYYKGTENVIISSLYEVFQTVDSVYDPFLWQWFKTKDFQNWIIRLQEGSVRLYFYYDKLCECIIRMPKLEEQIKIANYFEALDNLITLHQWKCMISRKNIVYAWEQRKLGKIFVSMQNNTLSRADLSYDSGVAMNVHYGDILVKFGEVLDIKSERLPMIVDETVLDKYKSSFLKNGDIIIADTAEDETVGKCTEIAGLSDEYVISGLHTIPYRPLQKFAFGYLGYYMNSTSYHNQLLPLMQGIKVTSISKVSLQNTVIIYPKSKVEQAAIGKYFYNLDNLITLHQWECIVCTKIKVNTSIQCKFIKIGVKLQKCILLSIILLFKRRKISCIFYVNILLRFIKVIELEIELIFGIIDGTIIVIFYLKIRCLYLNIFCTFIFKFNK, from the coding sequence TTGACTTTTGTTTGGGAACAGCGTAAGCTGGGAGAAATAGGATCAGCAAGTTCTGGAGTTGGATTTCCTAACAGCGAACAAGGTGGTAAAGAAGGAATTCCTTTTTATAAGGTTTCAGATATGAATTTAGAAGGTAATGAAATTGAAATGACTGTTTCAAATAATTACGTCACTAAAGAGCAAATTGCTAGAAAAAAATGGTCACCTTTAAATGATGTACCAGCAATGTATTTTGCAAAGGTTGGAGCAGCAGTAATGCTTAATCGTAAGCGTTTATGCCGTTTTCCGTTCTTGTTTGATAATAATACCATGGCTTATTCATTGAATAAAGAATATTGGGATATAAACTTTGCAAAAGCAGAGTTTGCAAAGATAGATTTGACTAAATTAGTTCAAGTTGGAGCATTGCCATCATATAATGCAAATGATGTTGAAAGTATTAAAATTATGATTCCTTCCCTATTTGAACAAAGCAAGATTGGGAATTATTTTGATGAGTTGGATCGTCTCATCACTCTTCACCAGCGAAAAATATTATTGGACAAATATTTTTTAACAATAGATTGGGAACAGCGTAAGCTTGGAGATTGCACATTTTTATCTGGAAAAAAGAATAAAAATAATTTAAATTTAGAACCATATGCAATAACAAACGAACATGGATTTATACCACAAAATAAAGCGCATGACGAGTTTGGGTATATGAAAGATACTGATAGAAGAGCCTATAATATTGTATCTAAAAATTCATTTGCATATAATCCTGCAAGAATAAATATAGGATCAATAGGTTATTATAAGGGAACTGAAAACGTGATTATAAGTTCACTTTATGAGGTGTTTCAGACTGTCGATTCAGTTTATGACCCTTTTTTATGGCAATGGTTTAAAACAAAAGATTTCCAGAATTGGATTATACGTTTACAAGAGGGTAGCGTTCGATTATATTTTTATTATGATAAGTTGTGTGAATGTATAATAAGAATGCCAAAATTGGAAGAACAGATTAAAATAGCAAATTATTTTGAGGCCTTAGACAACCTCATCACTCTTCACCAGTGGAAGTGTATGATTTCTAGAAAAAATATAGTGTACGCTTGGGAACAGCGTAAGCTGGGAAAAATATTTGTTAGCATGCAAAATAATACACTCTCAAGAGCTGATTTATCTTATGATAGTGGGGTTGCTATGAATGTTCACTATGGTGATATTTTGGTGAAATTTGGTGAAGTGCTAGATATAAAATCGGAGCGACTTCCTATGATCGTGGATGAGACTGTTCTTGATAAATATAAGTCGTCATTTTTGAAAAATGGTGATATCATTATTGCAGACACTGCAGAAGATGAAACGGTTGGAAAGTGTACTGAAATAGCAGGTTTGAGTGACGAATATGTCATTTCAGGACTTCATACAATTCCCTACCGTCCATTACAAAAATTTGCTTTTGGATATCTTGGATATTATATGAATTCTACTTCCTATCACAATCAACTATTACCACTAATGCAGGGAATAAAGGTTACTTCAATTTCAAAGGTATCATTACAAAATACGGTTATTATATATCCAAAATCAAAAGTTGAACAAGCAGCTATTGGAAAATATTTTTATAACCTCGATAACCTAATTACTCTTCACCAGTGGGAGTGTATAGTTTGTACAAAAATAAAGGTAAATACTTCGATACAGTGTAAGTTCATAAAAATAGGTGTTAAATTACAAAAATGTATACTTCTAAGTATCATTTTATTGTTTAAGCGAAGAAAAATAAGTTGTATTTTCTATGTGAATATTTTATTACGATTTATTAAAGTAATAGAATTGGAAATTGAATTGATTTTTGGTATTATAGATGGAACTATAATTGTAATATTTTATTTAAAAATCAGATGTTTATATTTAAATATATTTTGTACATTTATATTTAAGTTCAATAAATGA
- a CDS encoding transposase has protein sequence MAKKKQIDKQFKIDAVNYRKHHPELTMAEVANNLGISLSSIHRWIKEYSSNSDDESKVFRGSGNYSSDDAKELARLKKENRDLRDAVEILKKAMNILNSQ, from the coding sequence ATGGCTAAAAAGAAACAAATCGATAAACAATTTAAAATTGATGCTGTTAATTATAGGAAGCATCATCCTGAACTTACCATGGCTGAAGTAGCTAATAATCTTGGAATCTCATTAAGTTCTATTCATCGCTGGATTAAAGAATATTCATCAAACAGCGATGATGAAAGCAAGGTATTTAGAGGTTCTGGTAATTATTCCAGTGATGATGCTAAAGAACTGGCAAGATTAAAAAAAGAAAACAGGGATTTAAGAGACGCTGTTGAAATATTAAAAAAAGCTATGAACATTCTCAACAGCCAGTAA
- a CDS encoding reverse transcriptase domain-containing protein — protein sequence MKDTQDKIGYCQLSLGLLYEDSTEYDNSGEVYPTSKQEISHTKNTNRFVVHEKLLETIMEDANIEKAIQRVMSNKGSGGVDKMQVAEVRTHFAQHWSYLKKLIMEGHYSPQAVKRVEIPKDNGKKRELGIPTVTDRVIQQAIVQVLTPIFEPQFSDNSYGFRPRRNAHQAVRKVVEYANEGYRYTVDLDLEKYFDTVNHSRLIQILSQTIKDGRVISLIHKYLNAGVIVKHKFEETTKGVPQGGPLSPLLSNIYLNEFDASIYLGPVK from the coding sequence ATGAAAGATACTCAAGATAAAATAGGATACTGTCAACTATCATTAGGCTTACTCTATGAAGATAGTACGGAATACGACAATAGTGGAGAAGTGTATCCTACATCAAAACAAGAGATATCACATACGAAGAACACCAATAGATTTGTAGTACATGAGAAGTTACTTGAAACAATTATGGAGGATGCCAATATAGAAAAGGCAATCCAAAGGGTTATGAGTAATAAGGGAAGTGGTGGTGTAGATAAAATGCAAGTCGCAGAAGTTCGTACGCATTTCGCACAACACTGGTCTTATCTAAAGAAACTTATCATGGAGGGACATTATAGTCCACAAGCCGTTAAAAGAGTAGAAATACCAAAAGATAACGGAAAGAAAAGAGAGTTAGGAATTCCAACAGTGACGGATAGGGTCATACAACAGGCGATAGTACAGGTACTGACACCAATATTTGAACCCCAATTCAGTGACAATAGTTATGGGTTCCGACCAAGAAGAAATGCCCATCAAGCAGTAAGAAAAGTAGTCGAATACGCCAATGAAGGATATCGATATACAGTAGACCTAGATTTAGAGAAGTACTTTGATACAGTCAACCATTCAAGACTTATACAGATATTGTCACAAACTATTAAAGACGGAAGAGTTATATCACTCATACATAAATATCTCAATGCAGGAGTCATAGTAAAACATAAGTTTGAAGAAACTACAAAAGGAGTACCCCAAGGTGGGCCACTCAGCCCATTATTATCAAATATATATCTTAATGAATTTGATGCTAGTATATATTTAGGTCCAGTTAAATAG
- a CDS encoding Shedu immune nuclease family protein → MKINDFIHVYKRTICRVRTYMNDNKKYILLTELDENQGPSVTNSIEYLIQSLINQGHAELTDTFIEHYPKIQFFSEEFDEVKLDEFNFPTWHGRSKEKVMLLINENPDDFDTDTKKDQKSKIDILKNKYEDLKFMDNKFIEDPSITARREKIRKNMITKEYLRNLINSKPKESEIGSILKKDLSIFAEVYASPEDEYICFSEFPFFSKRIDFVVFTGRSSMKIYLIEIKGADKKILVNNSYQPFTSKFFEGVTQLHNEFDYIHNNKEMVRKEMHRIRQAAINDEIPCFKGPKYDLQVDSNKSVKFYGVLICGYTNDDLAESNKRHSLEDRYNDNYIIETWDSFINKLTR, encoded by the coding sequence ATGAAAATTAATGATTTTATACATGTATATAAGAGAACTATTTGTAGAGTTCGTACATATATGAATGATAATAAAAAATATATTTTATTAACTGAATTAGATGAAAATCAAGGTCCTTCTGTCACAAATTCCATTGAATACTTAATTCAGTCTCTTATTAATCAAGGACATGCTGAATTAACAGATACTTTTATAGAACATTATCCTAAGATTCAATTTTTTTCAGAAGAATTTGATGAAGTAAAATTAGATGAATTTAATTTTCCAACTTGGCATGGTCGAAGCAAAGAGAAAGTGATGCTATTAATTAATGAAAATCCAGATGATTTTGATACTGATACAAAAAAAGATCAAAAAAGCAAAATAGATATTTTAAAAAATAAATATGAAGATTTAAAATTTATGGATAATAAATTTATAGAAGATCCTTCTATAACAGCTCGTAGAGAGAAAATAAGAAAAAATATGATAACTAAAGAGTATTTAAGAAATCTAATTAATTCTAAACCTAAAGAGTCGGAAATAGGAAGCATACTAAAGAAAGATTTATCAATTTTTGCTGAAGTTTATGCTAGTCCAGAAGATGAATATATTTGTTTTTCGGAATTTCCTTTTTTTTCAAAGAGAATAGATTTTGTTGTATTTACAGGTAGATCATCAATGAAGATATATTTAATTGAGATTAAAGGGGCTGATAAAAAAATATTGGTAAATAATTCTTATCAACCATTTACTAGTAAGTTTTTTGAAGGAGTTACACAATTACACAACGAATTTGATTATATACATAACAATAAAGAGATGGTAAGAAAAGAAATGCATAGGATTAGACAAGCAGCTATAAATGATGAAATACCTTGTTTTAAGGGACCTAAATACGATTTGCAAGTTGATTCAAATAAAAGTGTTAAATTTTATGGTGTTTTGATTTGTGGATATACAAACGATGATTTAGCTGAAAGCAATAAGCGACATTCTCTGGAAGATAGATATAATGATAATTATATTATTGAAACTTGGGATAGCTTTATTAATAAATTAACTCGATAA
- a CDS encoding transposase, with the protein MEKYYQAYGEYPGKTPADAGYGSYDNYMFCEKHEIDLYMKYSGYYKEQEKKTEKNQFKVSQMRQEDGSYICPQGYKFELVKETVNTKGRYKKVNQILENKHCEGCPLKSKCTKSKGNRKITNNEKLNQMKKEVRNNLASEAGKEYIKWRQIYSEGVFGILKEDHHYSKLRRRGESGVKLEIMLVAIGFNIRKYHKMMMEKRKKEALIN; encoded by the coding sequence ATGGAGAAGTATTATCAGGCATATGGAGAATACCCAGGAAAAACACCAGCAGATGCCGGATATGGAAGTTATGATAATTACATGTTCTGTGAAAAACATGAGATAGATTTATATATGAAATATTCGGGATATTATAAAGAGCAGGAAAAAAAGACAGAAAAGAATCAGTTCAAGGTATCTCAGATGAGGCAGGAAGATGGAAGTTATATATGCCCGCAGGGATATAAATTTGAATTAGTGAAAGAAACGGTCAATACCAAAGGGCGATATAAGAAAGTAAATCAGATACTGGAAAATAAACATTGCGAAGGATGCCCTTTAAAATCAAAGTGTACAAAAAGCAAAGGGAACCGAAAAATAACCAATAATGAAAAATTAAATCAGATGAAGAAGGAAGTAAGAAATAATCTGGCTAGTGAAGCAGGAAAAGAATACATAAAATGGAGACAGATATATTCAGAAGGAGTATTTGGGATATTGAAGGAAGATCATCATTACTCAAAATTAAGAAGAAGAGGAGAATCTGGAGTCAAATTAGAGATAATGCTGGTCGCGATAGGATTTAATATTAGAAAATATCATAAAATGATGATGGAGAAGCGAAAAAAAGAAGCTCTAATAAATTAA
- a CDS encoding IS3 family transposase, giving the protein MDEYIDKDADSNKVSIRAVTKILNISRSGFKSWKHRKKSHRQLHKERIKEMILTIYHENKEIYGAPKITYILRQKGIKISMKTVSNYMREMGIKACYIKHWTKTTISKNFTADLKNLLKREFNPDRPNAFWCTDITYIWTYDEGFVYLTSVMDLYSRKIISWVLTKDMKAESIIEAINIAKVRRNIEKPLVIHSDRGVQFTSEEYQKITIKMKRSYSQKGTPWDNACIESFHSLIKREWLNRFKIMDYGQTYQLIFEYIETFYNTVRIHNHCGYMSPNNYESEFFKCRS; this is encoded by the coding sequence TTGGACGAATATATTGATAAAGATGCCGATTCTAATAAGGTTTCGATTAGAGCAGTAACCAAAATATTAAATATTTCCAGAAGCGGTTTTAAATCATGGAAGCATCGTAAAAAATCCCATCGGCAACTGCACAAAGAACGAATCAAAGAAATGATTCTAACTATTTATCATGAAAACAAAGAAATTTATGGAGCACCAAAAATCACCTATATCCTGCGGCAAAAAGGAATAAAGATAAGCATGAAAACAGTCAGTAATTATATGCGTGAGATGGGAATAAAAGCCTGCTATATAAAACACTGGACAAAAACAACGATTTCTAAAAATTTCACTGCAGATTTAAAAAATCTGCTTAAAAGAGAATTCAATCCAGACAGGCCAAATGCTTTCTGGTGTACAGACATAACCTATATCTGGACCTATGATGAGGGTTTTGTTTATTTAACAAGTGTAATGGATTTATATTCAAGAAAAATCATATCCTGGGTATTAACTAAAGATATGAAAGCCGAATCGATAATAGAAGCAATAAATATTGCAAAAGTACGAAGAAATATTGAAAAACCGCTTGTGATCCATAGCGATCGTGGAGTGCAGTTTACAAGTGAAGAATATCAAAAAATAACGATAAAAATGAAAAGAAGCTATTCACAAAAGGGAACACCATGGGATAATGCATGTATAGAATCGTTTCATTCACTGATAAAAAGAGAATGGCTAAATCGCTTCAAAATAATGGATTATGGTCAAACATATCAATTAATATTTGAATATATTGAAACATTTTATAACACAGTAAGAATTCATAATCATTGCGGTTATATGAGTCCAAATAATTATGAATCAGAATTTTTCAAATGTCGAAGTTAA
- a CDS encoding restriction endonuclease subunit S yields the protein MKKPKIRFKGFNDDWEQRKLGEIFKYEQPQAYIVESTDYDEKNNIPVLTAGQSFILGYTNEQFGIKEASGRNPVIIFDDFTTSSHYVDFPFKVKSSAIKLLSLNNPNDNMHCAYNVLQCIGYLPVSHERHWISIFSKFDVLLPKSIDEQEQIGQYLANLDNLITLHQRKCDEIKKLKKYMLQNMFPQNGEKAPKIRFDGFTDDWEQRKLSEIATMHARIGWQNLRTSEFLENGDYMLITGTDFVDGSINYSTCYFVNKERYEQDKNIQIKNGSILITKDGTLGKVALVQGLSMPATLNAGIFNIEIKNELEIDNKYLFQYLKAPFLLDYVKKRATGGTIKHLNQNILVNFPVLTPQKLEQTKIGQYFSNLDNLITLHQRKCDELKNMKKFMLQNMFV from the coding sequence GTGAAAAAGCCTAAAATCAGATTTAAAGGTTTTAATGATGATTGGGAACAGCGTAAGCTGGGAGAAATATTCAAATATGAGCAACCACAAGCATATATTGTTGAAAGTACTGATTATGATGAGAAAAATAATATACCGGTTTTAACTGCAGGACAAAGTTTTATTTTGGGTTATACAAATGAACAATTTGGTATAAAAGAAGCAAGTGGGAGAAATCCTGTAATCATTTTTGACGACTTTACAACTTCTTCGCATTATGTGGATTTTCCTTTTAAAGTTAAGAGTTCTGCGATAAAATTACTTAGTTTAAATAATCCTAACGACAATATGCACTGTGCTTATAATGTATTGCAGTGTATCGGTTATTTGCCTGTTAGTCATGAACGACATTGGATCTCCATTTTTTCAAAATTTGATGTTTTGTTACCTAAAAGTATTGATGAACAGGAACAAATAGGACAATATTTAGCTAATCTTGACAATCTCATCACTCTTCACCAGCGTAAGTGCGATGAAATCAAAAAATTAAAAAAATATATGCTTCAAAATATGTTTCCACAAAATGGTGAAAAGGCTCCTAAAATTAGATTTGATGGGTTTACTGATGATTGGGAACAGCGTAAGCTATCTGAGATTGCTACAATGCATGCAAGAATTGGATGGCAAAATTTACGAACATCAGAGTTTTTGGAAAACGGCGATTACATGCTTATCACGGGAACAGACTTTGTTGATGGATCGATTAACTATTCTACTTGTTACTTTGTTAACAAAGAACGATACGAACAGGATAAAAATATACAGATAAAAAATGGAAGTATTTTGATAACAAAAGACGGAACTCTTGGAAAAGTTGCGTTAGTTCAAGGATTATCAATGCCTGCGACACTTAATGCAGGGATATTCAATATTGAAATCAAAAATGAATTGGAGATAGATAATAAATATCTCTTTCAATATCTAAAAGCACCGTTTTTACTAGACTATGTAAAAAAAAGAGCAACTGGTGGAACTATTAAACATTTAAATCAAAATATACTTGTAAACTTTCCTGTATTAACGCCTCAAAAATTGGAGCAAACTAAAATCGGACAATATTTTTCAAATCTTGACAATCTCATCACTCTTCACCAACGTAAGTGTGATGAATTAAAAAATATGAAGAAATTCATGCTTCAAAATATGTTTGTATAG